One genomic region from Bacillus aquiflavi encodes:
- a CDS encoding putative polysaccharide biosynthesis protein — protein MSSKLLRGTFILTLATIISKILGLFYVIPFKALVGDAVLYTYAYVPYTIFISIATAGVPLAVSKYISKYNTLGEYAVGRKLFKSGLLIMTITGVVSFLVLYMLAPIVAPEIIVDTDQTTKVEDVVTVIRSVSFALILVPVMSLIRGFFQGHESMGPSAVSQVVEQIIRIGFVLIGAFVVLKIMDGDIVSAISVATFAAFIGAAGGLIVLIWYWLKRKPYFDQLLKKDKGTMDISLKDIYWEIIQYSIPFVIVGIANPLFQLIDQFTFNRAMSAIGLAAQSDTSLGIINFDTHKLVIIPVSLATAFSLTLIPSVTKAFTERDRQSMTSQLNQTFQVVLFLTLPAVVGISLLAEPTYTVFYGHNQLGADVLQVYAPVAILFAFFSVTAAILQGINEQRFTILSLLVGLLIKLSLNIPLIKIFETKGAVYATALGYLAAVIINIIVIKLFARYSFRLVIHRSLLISFFTFLMFIGAAIVYKLLGFVLTPDTRMESLIIIIICAVVGAGIYFYLSFRTQLMNVLFGERADRLRKKLRLPF, from the coding sequence ATGTCTTCAAAGTTGTTAAGAGGAACGTTTATATTAACGTTAGCCACGATTATTTCAAAAATACTAGGACTCTTTTATGTTATACCGTTTAAAGCGCTTGTCGGAGATGCTGTGTTATATACATATGCTTATGTTCCATATACGATTTTTATTAGCATCGCAACCGCGGGTGTTCCTTTAGCTGTCTCGAAGTATATTTCAAAATATAATACACTAGGCGAATATGCAGTTGGCAGAAAGTTGTTTAAATCTGGATTGCTCATAATGACTATTACCGGGGTAGTTTCATTTCTCGTTTTATACATGCTCGCACCTATTGTAGCACCGGAAATAATAGTTGATACAGATCAAACGACAAAAGTTGAAGATGTAGTAACGGTCATTCGATCGGTTAGTTTTGCGTTAATACTTGTTCCAGTTATGAGTTTAATTCGCGGCTTTTTTCAAGGGCATGAATCGATGGGTCCTTCGGCTGTTTCGCAAGTTGTTGAGCAAATTATTCGAATTGGATTCGTCCTCATTGGTGCGTTTGTTGTTTTAAAGATCATGGACGGAGATATCGTATCAGCGATTAGTGTCGCAACGTTTGCAGCATTTATTGGAGCTGCTGGCGGCCTTATTGTGCTTATCTGGTACTGGCTTAAGCGAAAGCCTTATTTTGATCAACTGTTAAAAAAAGATAAAGGGACAATGGACATTTCTTTAAAAGATATTTATTGGGAAATCATCCAGTATTCTATTCCATTTGTCATTGTTGGAATAGCTAATCCGCTCTTTCAATTGATTGATCAATTTACCTTTAACCGTGCAATGTCAGCCATTGGATTAGCGGCACAATCGGATACGAGTTTAGGGATTATTAATTTTGACACACATAAGCTTGTGATCATCCCTGTTTCATTGGCAACTGCATTTTCGTTAACGCTCATTCCAAGTGTAACAAAAGCGTTTACAGAAAGAGACCGGCAAAGCATGACGAGTCAGCTTAACCAAACATTTCAAGTTGTATTATTTTTAACGCTCCCTGCTGTTGTAGGAATTTCACTATTGGCAGAACCGACCTATACAGTGTTTTATGGTCATAATCAATTAGGGGCAGATGTGTTGCAAGTTTATGCTCCGGTTGCCATCTTATTTGCATTCTTTTCGGTCACTGCAGCCATTTTACAAGGAATTAATGAGCAACGCTTTACAATTTTAAGTTTATTAGTTGGCCTTTTAATTAAGCTAAGTTTAAATATACCGCTTATTAAAATATTTGAAACAAAAGGGGCAGTGTATGCAACTGCATTAGGGTATTTAGCTGCAGTAATCATTAATATTATTGTCATTAAACTGTTTGCCCGTTATTCATTCCGGCTGGTTATTCATCGTAGCTTGCTAATTAGTTTTTTTACATTTTTGATGTTTATAGGAGCAGCAATCGTTTATAAATTGCTTGGATTCGTATTGACACCAGATACTAGAATGGAGTCGCTTATTATTATCATCATTTGCGCAGTTGTCGGGGCTGGAATTTACTTTTATTTAAGTTTTCGAACGCAGCTTATGAATGTTTTATTTGGAGAAAGAGCAGATCGTTTACGAAAGAAATTACGTTTGCCTTTTTAA
- a CDS encoding BaiN/RdsA family NAD(P)/FAD-dependent oxidoreductase, translated as MIYDVIVVGGGPSGLMAAIGAAEKGAKVLLVDKGDKLGRKLAISGGGRCNVTNRLPVDEIIKHIPGNGRFLYSAFSIFNNEDIIYFFEKIGIKLKEEDHGRMFPATDKAQSVVDALLNQLNDLSVTIWTNSPVKTIDFASKQIKSVILKDKQIVNTSALVIAVGGKSVPHSGSTGDGYAWAKKAGHTITDLFPTEVPLTSAETFIQDRRLQGLSLRNIALSVLNQKGKILVTHKMDMIFTHFGISGPAVLRCSQFVVKEMKKRKLSEVVMSLDSLPNMNEEQLFKKMILLMKAEPKKGMKNLLKGLLPERYLLFLLEENQIDPLMKGSAISHDKLRKFAQSCKQFKFKVNGTLPIEKAFVTGGGVSIKEIQPQTMESKLVAGLYFCGEILDIHGYTGGFNITSALVTGHLAGVNAAHYALTSC; from the coding sequence ATGATATATGATGTAATCGTTGTTGGCGGGGGGCCTTCAGGCTTAATGGCAGCAATCGGGGCAGCAGAAAAAGGAGCAAAAGTCTTACTCGTCGATAAAGGGGATAAGCTTGGCCGTAAACTTGCAATTTCAGGCGGTGGTCGCTGTAATGTGACGAACCGATTGCCTGTTGATGAGATCATTAAACACATTCCAGGAAACGGTCGATTTTTATACAGCGCTTTTTCAATCTTTAATAACGAAGATATTATTTACTTTTTTGAAAAAATTGGCATCAAATTAAAAGAAGAAGACCACGGGAGAATGTTCCCTGCTACAGACAAGGCTCAGTCGGTCGTAGATGCTTTATTAAACCAATTAAATGATTTAAGCGTAACGATTTGGACAAACAGCCCTGTCAAAACAATCGACTTTGCTAGTAAACAAATAAAGTCGGTCATACTTAAAGACAAACAAATAGTGAACACATCAGCACTCGTTATTGCCGTCGGTGGTAAATCTGTTCCGCATAGCGGATCAACAGGCGACGGCTATGCATGGGCAAAAAAAGCTGGCCATACGATTACCGATTTATTTCCGACAGAAGTCCCGCTTACTTCAGCAGAAACATTTATTCAAGATAGAAGGTTACAAGGCTTGTCATTAAGAAATATCGCTTTATCTGTTCTTAACCAAAAAGGAAAAATACTTGTTACTCACAAAATGGATATGATTTTCACTCATTTTGGTATCAGTGGCCCCGCCGTTCTTCGTTGTAGCCAATTTGTCGTGAAAGAAATGAAAAAACGAAAGCTTTCAGAAGTTGTAATGAGCCTTGATTCCTTGCCTAACATGAATGAAGAACAACTGTTTAAAAAAATGATTCTACTGATGAAAGCAGAGCCAAAAAAAGGAATGAAAAATTTATTAAAAGGACTTCTTCCAGAACGTTATTTATTATTTTTACTAGAAGAAAATCAAATCGATCCTTTAATGAAAGGAAGCGCGATTTCTCACGATAAACTCCGAAAATTTGCACAAAGCTGTAAACAATTTAAGTTTAAAGTGAATGGAACGTTACCAATAGAAAAGGCATTTGTCACTGGTGGCGGTGTATCAATAAAAGAAATTCAACCACAAACAATGGAATCAAAATTAGTAGCAGGACTGTATTTTTGTGGTGAAATATTAGATATTCATGGTTATACAGGCGGCTTCAATATTACATCTGCCCTTGTCACTGGCCATCTTGCTGGGGTGAATGCTGCACATTATGCATTAACTAGCTGCTAA
- a CDS encoding DUF6792 domain-containing protein, protein MKQEGVLGELVRARLTSAEYDGLTKETVEKFYIEEYGQLPPPFEIIHSDKLQIGEESGFNGTAIHFFDDKQAINEVYVINRGTEGDLSKFAELGEKWFKTLKNYKQNPENLKEIVFSGNEDIYTDAYEVLLGDDQSQIEDNQDFKDKVIQKVNEKNLLTKPVFFLDAHSLGGNQGQTLMVTSGDLFTDVNVYNDAPMNIYTIVRMHDKIRKIIEDKYGILADEHDIYKIKPSELYSILDKELGSYASKITYYRNEEDLLTNLTLPYAYRLTNKMNVVTFDSDSKVGRPVDLAAKYPDLTGMIVSILDRANQVKGLSYPEIAFFAKSGFVAAALPSLFHNDFERRIGHLIDDFEGIDLTGHAMDVVIAQIAKQSQQKIVNNELMIKVADIDGGEIEINLDAAYRFYSEGYSLLFGKEETIPAMERVFQTYIVESYQRHVTYTTQQWLKLKRIQKHFYHHLTAIRSMCNIM, encoded by the coding sequence ATGAAGCAGGAAGGCGTATTAGGTGAACTCGTTCGGGCGAGATTAACGAGTGCGGAATATGATGGTTTAACGAAAGAAACAGTGGAAAAGTTTTATATTGAAGAGTACGGACAATTGCCGCCGCCATTTGAGATTATTCATTCAGATAAATTGCAAATTGGCGAAGAGTCTGGCTTTAACGGGACGGCAATCCACTTTTTTGATGACAAGCAAGCGATTAATGAAGTTTATGTTATAAACCGCGGTACAGAAGGGGACTTAAGTAAATTTGCGGAATTAGGCGAAAAATGGTTTAAAACGTTAAAGAATTATAAACAAAATCCTGAAAATTTAAAAGAAATAGTTTTTAGCGGAAATGAAGATATATATACAGACGCTTATGAAGTGCTGTTAGGTGACGATCAATCGCAAATTGAGGATAATCAAGATTTTAAAGACAAAGTGATTCAAAAAGTAAATGAAAAAAATTTACTAACTAAACCAGTTTTCTTTTTAGATGCTCATTCGTTAGGCGGAAATCAAGGGCAAACATTAATGGTGACGAGCGGGGATTTGTTTACAGATGTAAATGTGTATAACGATGCCCCAATGAATATTTACACTATCGTTAGAATGCATGATAAAATAAGAAAAATTATAGAGGATAAATATGGTATTTTAGCCGACGAACACGATATTTACAAAATTAAACCATCTGAATTATATTCAATTCTCGACAAAGAGCTAGGCAGCTATGCTAGTAAAATCACTTACTATCGAAATGAGGAAGATTTGTTAACGAATTTAACGCTTCCTTATGCTTATCGGTTAACGAATAAGATGAATGTCGTTACATTTGATTCTGATTCGAAAGTAGGCAGACCAGTAGACTTAGCCGCCAAGTATCCGGATTTAACGGGAATGATTGTGTCTATACTAGATCGGGCGAATCAAGTGAAAGGTTTATCTTATCCTGAAATAGCATTCTTCGCAAAATCAGGCTTCGTTGCGGCAGCTCTTCCATCATTATTCCATAATGATTTTGAGCGAAGGATTGGTCATTTAATTGATGACTTTGAAGGAATCGATTTGACAGGTCATGCAATGGATGTCGTGATTGCACAAATCGCGAAACAATCGCAGCAAAAAATTGTGAACAACGAGCTAATGATAAAAGTGGCGGATATTGATGGCGGAGAAATTGAGATTAACCTTGATGCTGCCTATCGCTTTTATAGCGAAGGTTATTCGCTTTTGTTTGGAAAAGAGGAAACAATTCCAGCAATGGAACGTGTCTTTCAAACGTATATTGTCGAAAGTTATCAAAGACATGTGACATATACAACACAGCAGTGGCTGAAATTGAAGAGAATCCAGAAGCATTTTTATCATCATCTGACCGCTATACGGTCGATGTGCAATATCATGTAA
- a CDS encoding helix-turn-helix transcriptional regulator, which yields MRAWMKKIRINKSLTQEDIAEQCKISRSYYTHIENGTKTPTVPVAKRIANFFDCEWTIFFENERSLEGRNKKNTQKVV from the coding sequence TTGAGAGCTTGGATGAAAAAAATTCGAATAAACAAGTCATTAACCCAAGAAGATATTGCAGAACAATGTAAAATTTCAAGAAGCTACTACACACATATAGAAAATGGAACAAAAACGCCGACAGTTCCAGTAGCAAAGCGAATTGCGAACTTTTTTGATTGCGAATGGACCATTTTTTTTGAAAATGAACGTTCCTTAGAGGGTCGAAATAAAAAGAATACGCAAAAGGTAGTTTGA
- a CDS encoding helix-turn-helix domain-containing protein, with protein MNWCVARTTYTAYENGTKEPSLETVNKLADIFNVTTDYLQGRTDIRNFQQINEEKAKFIINDPELKRWYNELPEIGEEELKKLHKVWKILKNEE; from the coding sequence ATTAATTGGTGTGTTGCACGTACAACATATACCGCCTATGAAAACGGCACAAAAGAACCATCGCTTGAAACAGTGAATAAACTCGCTGATATTTTTAACGTAACAACTGATTATTTACAAGGGCGAACTGATATAAGAAACTTTCAACAAATAAACGAAGAAAAAGCAAAGTTTATTATAAACGACCCAGAATTAAAACGCTGGTACAATGAACTTCCCGAAATCGGTGAAGAAGAATTGAAAAAGCTGCATAAGGTTTGGAAAATTTTAAAAAACGAAGAATAA